From the genome of bacterium, one region includes:
- a CDS encoding ParB/RepB/Spo0J family partition protein yields MKSHKALGKGLRALISDEDVTSSTTTPVPEIVHLDIELIDPNPFQPRQIFNDEAIEDLKNSILKQGLLQPVVVRPAGTRFQLILGERRLRATRAAGMTTIAAQVRVVESSEEMLELAILENVHREDLTPIELAQAIVRLQQQYGLTQEAVAEKMGMSRAHIANLVRLLKLPERIQTALTEGKLTMGHARALLSVVDEGQQLDLFERFLVDGKVTVRTAEALTRKKKVPTKAEAATMKAADSREARAIAQVENSLSRQLATRVRIKPKGRGGTIEITYYTLDDLNRLLELVDR; encoded by the coding sequence ATGAAATCTCACAAAGCTTTAGGCAAAGGACTACGCGCGCTGATTTCGGATGAGGATGTCACGTCTTCCACCACGACGCCCGTGCCCGAGATCGTGCATCTCGACATCGAGCTGATAGATCCAAATCCCTTCCAGCCCCGCCAGATCTTCAACGACGAAGCCATTGAAGATCTCAAGAACTCGATCCTCAAACAGGGCCTCTTGCAGCCCGTCGTCGTGCGACCCGCCGGAACGCGCTTCCAACTAATTCTCGGCGAGCGCCGCCTGCGAGCCACACGCGCCGCCGGAATGACCACCATTGCCGCGCAAGTCCGCGTCGTTGAGAGTTCCGAAGAGATGCTTGAACTCGCGATTCTCGAAAACGTCCATCGCGAGGATCTCACGCCCATTGAATTGGCGCAGGCCATCGTCCGCCTCCAGCAGCAGTACGGCTTGACGCAGGAGGCCGTCGCCGAAAAAATGGGCATGAGCCGCGCCCACATCGCTAATCTCGTGCGGCTGCTGAAACTGCCCGAACGCATTCAAACTGCGCTCACCGAAGGCAAACTTACGATGGGACACGCGCGCGCCTTACTCTCCGTCGTGGATGAAGGTCAGCAGCTTGATCTTTTCGAGCGCTTTCTCGTGGACGGCAAAGTCACGGTTCGCACAGCGGAAGCCCTGACCCGCAAGAAGAAAGTACCCACCAAGGCCGAAGCGGCAACAATGAAAGCCGCCGACTCAAGGGAAGCCCGTGCTATTGCTCAGGTCGAGAACTCTCTCTCGCGGCAACTGGCCACTCGCGTGCGCATCAAACCCAAAGGCCGCGGCGGTACCATTGAAATCACGTACTACACGTTAGATGATCTGAACCGCCTCTTAGAGTTAGTGGACCGCTAA
- the rlmB gene encoding 23S rRNA (guanosine(2251)-2'-O)-methyltransferase RlmB yields the protein MSPRRPPPRPFDRSAYYSPDRPLQIYGRKPILEALRRGLVEELTIAPNAHGQVIDDIRALASRLRVPLSSGAVESQDMDSPSQGVCANIRKPDISSDVHDLDDLVSQKPAPLVLMLDGIEDPRNFGAILRSAYAAGADAVIFRSRRQAPITDTVFKTSAGGAALVNLFEVTNLDQTVRTLKESGWWIVAAAAEEHSRVYSEFDWDRPTVLILGAEGPGVSSLLLKRADLTVKIPLYRDFDSLNVSAAAAVLLFEAAKARQLEPKV from the coding sequence GTGTCTCCCCGTCGCCCACCCCCACGCCCATTCGATCGCTCAGCCTACTATTCGCCCGATCGCCCGCTGCAAATCTACGGTCGTAAACCGATCCTTGAAGCGCTGCGACGCGGATTAGTCGAAGAGCTCACCATCGCGCCCAATGCACACGGTCAGGTGATTGACGACATTCGGGCGCTTGCCAGCCGCTTGAGAGTTCCGCTTTCCTCGGGCGCCGTCGAGTCGCAGGATATGGATAGCCCCTCGCAAGGTGTTTGCGCCAATATTCGCAAGCCCGACATCAGTTCGGACGTTCATGACCTTGACGACTTAGTCTCCCAGAAACCAGCCCCGCTCGTGCTCATGCTGGACGGCATCGAGGACCCGCGCAATTTCGGCGCAATTCTCCGCTCCGCCTACGCCGCCGGGGCCGATGCCGTGATCTTTCGCAGCCGCCGTCAGGCTCCTATCACCGATACCGTCTTCAAAACCTCGGCAGGTGGCGCAGCGCTCGTCAACCTCTTCGAAGTTACCAATCTCGATCAGACCGTCCGTACATTGAAAGAGTCCGGATGGTGGATCGTCGCTGCGGCAGCCGAAGAGCATTCGCGCGTCTACTCCGAGTTCGACTGGGATCGCCCGACCGTACTCATCCTCGGCGCCGAAGGACCTGGAGTTTCATCTCTCTTACTAAAGCGCGCCGACCTGACCGTCAAGATACCCTTGTACCGCGACTTTGACAGCCTCAATGTCTCTGCCGCCGCAGCAGTGCTCCTCTTTGAGGCTGCGA